A stretch of Vibrio sp. B1FLJ16 DNA encodes these proteins:
- a CDS encoding exoribonuclease R yields the protein MLRDYTFECLVTMPRHELEEFSARMISKMVPEDVMNELFTFEQEEVDSEERMLSARLDAMLRITAIALSEIQQAFEDSENAKQNSERMTRLVLWHFYAISFHLEEAITLETHCEQVETLLKNAPVDVFGWVNTLTTLLHTYADINAKQNHQD from the coding sequence ATGCTCCGCGATTACACCTTTGAATGTCTCGTTACCATGCCACGCCATGAACTAGAAGAGTTCAGTGCTCGAATGATCAGTAAAATGGTGCCAGAAGATGTGATGAATGAACTATTTACTTTTGAACAAGAGGAAGTAGACAGTGAAGAACGCATGTTGTCGGCACGTCTTGATGCGATGTTACGTATCACAGCTATTGCACTGAGTGAGATTCAGCAAGCTTTTGAGGATTCAGAAAATGCGAAGCAAAACAGTGAAAGGATGACGCGATTGGTGCTATGGCATTTTTATGCGATCTCATTCCACTTGGAAGAAGCCATCACCCTCGAAACCCATTGTGAGCAAGTTGAAACATTACTTAAAAATGCGCCTGTAGACGTATTTGGCTGGGTTAATACCCTGACAACACTGCTGCACACTTATGCTGATATCAATGCTAAGCAAAATCACCAAGATTAA
- a CDS encoding PAS domain-containing methyl-accepting chemotaxis protein, whose product MGENKAPSQKEVELTADANLISTTDPTSIVTYANDSFCDVANYQQDELVGNPHNIVRHADMPKAAFKQVWQTIQSGRSWMGLVKNARKGGGFYWVSAFITPITDAAGNIVEYQSVRTKPKREWIKRAETLYSHLRKDKLPTQLKLPRFSFSWGRYLAAGITVASSVAVIAGASPILCGSASLLAMAGMTINELFHRRRLKQVTKAASAAYDNPLMEWVYTGRYDDYSVIELALNKRTAEIRAIIGRATETSKGIQEDAQNELSNQEEIKDNLARQGIETDSVATAVTELAHSIRDVANNAVEASALVNQVNQLADQGSENVDQTIDSVADLHEALEEAKVIINDLSASSQQIETILEVISSIADQTNLLALNAAIEAARAGESGRGFAVVADEVRTLASKTQSSTEEIHSMISHLQSTASKAVNAMDHGSKLSDVCRDKAIGTGEVLKRVNTMLSDVNSASHQIAAAVDQQATVTEDINRNVAKIKQLSESNIGHGEASVNRTGELVSKLEELQRLMVQFQKH is encoded by the coding sequence AACAAGATGAACTGGTTGGAAATCCGCATAACATCGTCCGTCATGCAGATATGCCTAAAGCGGCATTTAAACAAGTGTGGCAAACCATTCAGTCCGGACGCAGTTGGATGGGTTTGGTAAAAAACGCACGAAAAGGCGGTGGTTTTTACTGGGTTTCGGCTTTTATTACTCCGATTACAGATGCCGCGGGTAACATTGTTGAATATCAGTCGGTACGAACCAAACCAAAGCGTGAATGGATTAAGCGTGCCGAAACGCTCTATAGCCATTTACGCAAGGACAAACTGCCAACTCAGCTAAAGTTACCAAGATTTAGTTTTAGTTGGGGACGCTATCTGGCAGCGGGTATCACTGTTGCGAGTTCAGTAGCTGTGATTGCAGGTGCATCACCAATCCTTTGCGGCTCTGCATCATTGTTAGCGATGGCCGGCATGACAATTAATGAGTTGTTTCATCGCCGCCGTTTGAAACAAGTTACAAAAGCAGCCTCTGCTGCCTACGATAACCCTCTCATGGAGTGGGTATATACTGGCCGTTATGATGACTACTCTGTGATTGAACTAGCACTCAATAAACGCACTGCTGAGATTCGAGCCATCATCGGGCGAGCGACGGAAACGTCCAAAGGTATTCAAGAAGATGCTCAGAATGAACTATCTAATCAAGAAGAGATAAAAGATAATTTAGCCCGCCAAGGCATAGAGACTGACTCTGTTGCTACCGCTGTGACAGAATTGGCGCATTCAATCCGAGACGTCGCCAATAATGCAGTGGAAGCGTCAGCCTTAGTCAATCAGGTTAACCAGTTAGCTGACCAAGGTTCTGAAAATGTAGATCAAACCATTGATTCTGTCGCGGATCTTCACGAAGCTTTAGAAGAAGCGAAAGTCATCATTAATGACTTGTCAGCAAGCAGTCAGCAGATTGAGACGATCCTTGAAGTTATCAGTAGCATTGCTGATCAAACCAACTTACTTGCTCTAAATGCAGCGATTGAAGCAGCGCGCGCAGGTGAAAGCGGCCGAGGCTTTGCGGTTGTTGCTGACGAAGTGCGAACACTCGCTTCCAAAACTCAATCTTCAACAGAAGAAATCCATAGCATGATATCCCACCTGCAAAGCACGGCAAGTAAAGCTGTAAATGCGATGGATCACGGCAGTAAATTATCTGATGTCTGTAGAGATAAAGCAATTGGTACAGGTGAGGTATTAAAACGTGTCAACACTATGCTTAGCGATGTGAACAGCGCTAGCCATCAGATTGCGGCGGCAGTAGATCAACAAGCGACAGTAACCGAAGATATAAATCGTAACGTCGCGAAAATTAAGCAACTCTCAGAATCAAACATCGGACATGGTGAAGCCTCAGTAAACCGAACTGGTGAATTGGTGAGCAAACTGGAAGAATTGCAACGCTTGATGGTTCAGTTCCAAAAACATTAA